The following nucleotide sequence is from Vitis vinifera cultivar Pinot Noir 40024 chromosome 14, ASM3070453v1.
ttatttatttttcttataagtAAAACGTGTGTTGTATTAAAGAAAAGGTATACACAACGTATACATATACAAAAACCAATAGGCGATAACACAACCGCTCCCTACAGGGaacctaaccaatccacaaattCTATCAAAGAAGTAATGTTACCCCCCATGTACACTCtaacccaatcccaaaataggtacaaaaaagaacttttaaaaGATTGATCTAAGCATTCCTTATCCTTGAAAGCCCTCCTATTTCATTCTGTTCAAATGGAACAAAAAATGCAAAGAGGAgcaactttccaagcctttttccttttcttgccAACTGGGACACCATTCCAACTTAGAAGCACCCCCTTCACCGAAGAATGCATCACCCACTGAATGTGAAAAAGAGCACAAACCAGCTGCCACAGTGTACTTGCTTTCGGACAATGCAAAAGTAAATGATCTCCCGTTTTCTCTTCAGCCTTGCACATGTAGCACCTATTTGGCATCTTCCACTCCCTCCGTCTAAGTTGATCCTATGTCTTTGCCCAagttgcctcccaagcaaaaaagctagTTGTAATAGGGGCCCAAGAATTCCACACTGTGCCGTACGGGAAAGGCTCTACTCTTCTACTTGCCAGAGAGGAGTAAAAGGTTCGAATTGAAAAATCACCATCCTTAGTCTACAACCAAACCATGGTATCAAAAGTACCCGAACCGATGGAGTAGCTATGCAACCTCTCGCCGAATAAGGCATCAACCTCctctaactcccaatcattgaattgTCTAATAAACCTCGGTCCCCAACTACCCCCATCCCAAACATCTACCACCCAAGCATCCTTAAAGGAAGCTATAGCCCACACCATCTATTTTTCCTGAATTTTACCCGATTCCCTGAGCCAACCTGAAACCTTGTTTTATCTTTAAAGACCTCCCACCCATTTCTAATTGACTTCCATACTCCTACACCATACCTCCCTCTCACCTTCTTAGTGCACCAGTCCCCTTCCTACATCCCATACTTACCAACAATTACCCGTTTCCAAAGAGGGTTTATTTCCTTCACAAATCTCTCAAGACCATTTACCCAAGAGAGCCTTATTGAAGAGATGAAGGCTTTTAAAACCCAATCCCCCATTAAGCTTCTCCAAACAAACAATCGACCAATTAATCAAATAAGGCTTTTTCTCCAACTCCCCTCCTCCCCATAAgaaatctctttgaatttttttccaatCTAGCCGCCATTCTTTTAGGGATAACAAAAAGGGACAAAGTATATGGACAAACTAGATAAAGTGTCCTCCACCTTTTGACaaatattgtctcttccacgaAGCAAGCCTTTTTTGGAACCGTTCCTCCACACCTTCCCATACCCTACTAGACTTGTAAGGAGCACCCAAGGGGAGGCCTAAGTAAGTGGATGGAAGAGAACACACCTTACACCCTAAAACCTTAGCAAGCTCCTCCAAATTTGGAACCTCCCCGATAGGAATCAATTCAATTTTCTCCAAATTAATCTTAAGACCCGAGCATGCCTTAACCACATAAAAACCCAGCTCAAATACTCCAAGTTCTCCTTACTTGCATCACAAAAAATGAGAGTATCATCTGCAAAGAACAAATAAGATACCACTACCCCCGCAACATTCCTCTCTTTAACTCGGAAATCCTCAATAAAACCACCATCCTTTGCCCTTGAGATCAAACAGGACAAAAATTACAAAGATTGCTAAGTTAATTCCCCTCTTCTACCACCACCTGCACACCAACAGTGATCACCAACTCTCCACCTTAACTAAATAAGCAATACATGCATAAAGGCTAACTACTGCAATCATAGGCACATTAATTTTGTGAATGCATCTTCAACAAGGTTCCTAAGACAAGATAAGTTCATATAACAACCAGATATAATGCTGCAAATGATTAAAATTtgctttttaaatatatatatattttttaaaatttatacaagataaaattaaacattttattttcttttttcttttctcctcctTGCTTTTAGGAATATAACATTAATATGTTAATATCAGGTTTGGATGCCCAAAAAGGAAACTCATGAAAAATGTTCAAAGGGTAACTCACTCTACGATAATGAAAACAACAATTATCAGCAACGTGCAACCCAGCCCAACTTCTAGATTTATCGAGCTCATGTAGAACCTGAAGGCAAATATTTAGATCCATTTAGTGCACAAGAACCACATCAGGAAATTCAGACAAGAATTTCCAAGATTAGTATGTCCCACAGCACAATAGCTGTTCAGAACCAGACTAATTAATAAATGGTATAATTTTGCTGGTGGAAGCAGAGGATCTTAAAGCTCAGATAAGAAATTATTATCTAAGCAGTACTTGATTTACTGGCCCTGAAATAACAACGCAAAGCTCATTGAACATTTGAATAGTAGAAGATTTTCAAATCTAACCTGCTCTCCTGTCATGTAGAATACCAACCAGCAACGATGATTCCATGCACGGTAATTCATTTTTGATTTCTGCAAAGAAAGGAGAAACAAATTCACTTTGGGAACTGGTTACGCTAATCTTTATCATCTATGCGTAGTGGATAAATTGAAATGCAGTGTGCCAAAAGTTATGAAGAACCATGaaaagttcaaaaataaaaaagattaatataaaataaaaaatcagaaagTCCAATTTGTTAGGGGCATcaacaaacaaaaattataaatagctCCTTAAATAATCCAAGACATTCAAGTTTCCTTTGGTCTTTACAATAAGTAAATCCAGAAAATCATACTCCAACATTACTTTACATGGACTTTTTCAATGACAACCTAGAGAAACAATTTGATTCATTCCAAGTTAGGACTTAATAGTAGGTGATGCCCTTGCTGCATTTGTCTCTGAACTATCTTAACTTAAGAGGCACAAGCTAGCTAAACCTAAGAAGCCTGGTAAACACACACTGAACTTGGAACATATTCTATTCTCTATCCGCGAATGTGTCCAATTcagtaaatttatttctcatgCAAATTTCATCATCTCAAATGAACTAGGCAATATGTAGTGATTACATGACCTTAAATCCACAGCAATGgtaaaactcaaatataataaaacaccAGTTTTCCAGGAGCATAATAAACCTCAAACACCAGTCCAGTTCTTGTGGgaaatttttatgatttgtgATCCATGTAAATGTTTTCGGGAAATGATATTAACTTCCTTTAGGAcatcaaaaaaatttcttctgCAAATTCCAGATTCAAGTTTCCATTTAGAAAGATAAATATGGAACCCAAGAAATACATAAATGATGCCAGAAGCAGGACAAGAAAAAGAAGTTAACAAAATTTCTGGGAGAAAAATGGCATCCTTGTAAGAAACAATACAACAAATTGTAAgatgaattatttttacaatgaagAGTTATTGAACCttagttatttaatttcctGAACTGAAATTAAACCTCGGCTATTTTTTCCACCAGCTCAGATTCTTTTCCCAAAACTTCTTGCAGATATGTGTAGTTTCCAGCAATCATCTTGATCACCCACCGTCTGTCAACAATTGGTACATGGGTGAGAATGAGTTTATTTCTTACAACCCTAACTACAAGAAAATTAACTATTAGAAAGGATATCAATACAACTTATAAAACAATCAGGATACTTAATTCGACAAATGAAACCACACACATCATCAAATGCATCTGATTAAGAACAAGAAAGATGGGCCCATTAGAGTTCTCATAATCAGCATTGCATCTGCATGTCACTGGTGGTACCCTTAACAACATGTGTAATCAGTACTTAGCATAAGATAACAGTACAGAAGGCTTGATAAAATATCTACCTATGGCTCCAAGCTTGTTCACTTTTTGGTGAGTATGAAAGAACCAATGCTGACAAGAGGAATTCATCCATAAACATTGAAAGGTCTTGCTTCTTTGATAATACAAGCTTCCTGGATCAGATAAACAAGATACAACTAAGTGTCACAATCAATACAAGTAATAGATCAACGAAGTAGAGTGAAATGTGTCTCCAAGCAGTGCCTGGATCAGGCCCAGGTAGGTTGTGGTCTCAATTCCAGAGTGGTCAACCTATATTGTTAAGATGGAGGCCTAAAACTCTCCATAGGGCAGCCATTTGAATACTAATTCCAATATTGTACCGTAGTTCCATCTGAAGCTATGTCACAAAGTCACTCCTATTTAAGCAATTTTTGTTGTGTCAAACACACCAAAAATTATGCATgtcaattttcatttgaaagaaGTTTCCAAAGCCATCTGCAGCTCATTTTAATACCAAGAGTCTGCATCAGATGTTTCCTATCATAGTCAAACACCAACCCATGGCATTTTCCTCTCTATACAGCTCCTAAGTTAATCAATTATAGCGCATGGGAAAAAAGGACCAAATTTACATGATTACTATTGTAGGAAATGATTGATGTATAAAAGTTCCCACATCTgtataaattgaaaaattaagaaaggAACTGAAGGAGCATTGACTACAAAAGAAGCAGTGAAGTAGACTAAAATCTACTAAAACAGACTGCTATCAGCTTTCAGTCAAGCCAAGCGGTAATCAGTATTGGATAAGcaatgagagaaagagagagagattggGAGGGGGGTAGAAGatagaagaaataaagaaaacaagaacCAGTATGAACTAGCAGGTTTTACTGTCTGCAGATGAACCTATAACATTTACAATAGAGAACATTTTCCATTTCTCAGATTCTTGTTATTGGCCACTTGAGCTTATAGAATCTGCAACATGGTGAAATATTTCTAATTCTTGATGGTCCCATTTCCAgttacaaagaaagaaaaaggatcaATCAGAAATAACAAAATGATCATATGGTACTATAAACCACAACATTCTGTAGAATACACAGCTGCCATgactaaatcaaaattctaaaacaGCATATGTTATAATCAGAAAGTTTAACATTGCTTCCACTTGTAATGAACAGATATAAAGCATTACTAGACGAATGAAAAGATAATTTTGgaccaaaaaacaaaaggggAAGGATGTTTTGGAGAAAGAATTACTTTCTGGAAGAGACAATGTCATACAAGCACTCAAAGACCTTCTTTGTCAATCGTCTATTAAATGAAATCAGCACCATACAGATATTTGAGAAGAAAATGACACAGACGCATCTGCATGGGCCAAATATGTGAAGGGGGAAAACTACCTGGAATTCCATGCAGTGCCAAAGTCACTACTTAGCAACAAAAGAGCCCTGCTGTGCTTCATGACTTCGCTTTCAAGATGACATGAAATATTTTCATCCCCAGATTTTTCTTCCTTTACAGATGGGTTGCCATGAGCTTTATATTGTGCAATTGCTGCCATAAATGCATTTTTAGCCGCTCTGTACAATGGAAGAAGAATATCTATTGAAATGCCCAACTTATGATCTCTATTCCAAAAACTTGAGATTCCATCTTCTGATTGCAGCAAGTGATGGTTGGATGAGGGCAGGACTCCACCTGCCTCTTCATTCAGAATGAAAAACTGGGATGGGTGAATAAACCCTACTTCATCACTAGAAGAAAATTAAGCAAATAAGACGATTTTCTCTGGAAGAACTCATTTTTAGAATCtataaattccaaattccatatatatataaatgagacATTGATGATATGAACACACATGAAACATACAGACTTCAGAAAATTTCCACTCATAAAGTGCCCACTTGATACACTTCccatattctatttttaaagtcagaaaataatactaattttaaataagataCCAGAACTTTTAGATGTTTACATTGAAAATGCAATGGTTTtaaaatctgttttaaaaaaaaattaaagtatcaaaaaaattttactaccttcttaagtgatttttaaagatataagataaatctatactttttgtataagaATTACTACTTTTTGCATAGAGTTTATTACTATATTCtacttttagaaataaaaaataagcagTGTATCCAAATGGACACTAACATGCATTTTTCCCACCaggaatttgaagacaaaaccATGAGGAAGTTTAAGTTGAAATGAAAGAAGAGgctatatttttaaagaaaaggaTATATGTATCACAAGTAGTATCAAAGTCAAAAACATAACAGGAAACATCTTCCATAGCATTATGGAGAgccaaaagaacaaaaataaaaataaaaaatagaattaccTGGCTTAACAGTTtcagtattttaaaaattataaaagatgcAGCAAATTGTGGAAATAAGTTCACATATTCACCATTGTTCAAGAAATATCACAATTGGTACGATCCCACGTTCTGAATTCACAAAGCATGAAAAAGGCAAATCCCAAAATTTAGCTACAAAACCACCCACAGTAATACTAAATTTATGTGGATAGGTCTTATTCATTTTTCACTATATTTTAAGTAATTGACAGTCCAAGAACAGAAATGACACAAAAAATACAAACTGTTACATCtgggctttgtttggttctcggaaagAATAAGGGGAAGTAGATGAAAATGCTGAAGAAATTCCTTTTCTCCGATTATTTCAGCATTTCCCCCTCCTTCCCTTCCGAGACACAAAGAGAGCCTTTTTAGTATCACTAAGAAAAACAGAGGCATAAGCTTGATACGAATTCTTCTCTAATTAATTTagcatttccttttcttccttccttcccCACTCTTCCAACATTCAAATAGACccagagggaaaaaaaaatgccgGAAAATATCCCAAAACCCTTCAGAATTCttctaaaattataaattccGTTCAAACAACCacggaagaaaaagaaaaattaagaaaaagaaaacttacATCAGAGGATCAGATTCCAAAATATGCTCTAATTGGTTCAACAGATC
It contains:
- the LOC100255283 gene encoding uncharacterized protein LOC100255283 isoform X2 translates to MTEEEKGVDLLNQLEHILESDPLIDEVGFIHPSQFFILNEEAGGVLPSSNHHLLQSEDGISSFWNRDHKLGISIDILLPLYRAAKNAFMAAIAQYKAHGNPSVKEEKSGDENISCHLESEVMKHSRALLLLSSDFGTAWNSRKLVLSKKQDLSMFMDEFLLSALVLSYSPKSEQAWSHRRWVIKMIAGNYTYLQEVLGKESELVEKIAEKSKMNYRAWNHRCWLVFYMTGEQRLMLRILECSCYKQDPNASSGYNIEIYRVWKEELDWNKMLIERYIGREGLWLHRRFLSLCWIKHFATDGGDLSCHSELKTDANHDISNFLDNEIQYVHSCLAIPSDDFEDVETQAVFSATYILWLTKQMYECEGIELQQKQLIRGGELKILLKKHRPEKSFLWDSII
- the LOC100255283 gene encoding uncharacterized protein LOC100255283 isoform X1, producing MTEEEKGVDLLNQLEHILESDPLIDEVGFIHPSQFFILNEEAGGVLPSSNHHLLQSEDGISSFWNRDHKLGISIDILLPLYRAAKNAFMAAIAQYKAHGNPSVKEEKSGDENISCHLESEVMKHSRALLLLSSDFGTAWNSRKLVLSKKQDLSMFMDEFLLSALVLSYSPKSEQAWSHRRWVIKMIAGNYTYLQEVLGKESELVEKIAEKSKMNYRAWNHRCWLVFYMTGEQVLHELDKSRSWAGLHVADNCCFHYRRRLMLRILECSCYKQDPNASSGYNIEIYRVWKEELDWNKMLIERYIGREGLWLHRRFLSLCWIKHFATDGGDLSCHSELKTDANHDISNFLDNEIQYVHSCLAIPSDDFEDVETQAVFSATYILWLTKQMYECEGIELQQKQLIRGGELKILLKKHRPEKSFLWDSII